In Beutenbergia cavernae DSM 12333, the DNA window CGACGAGTTCTTGTTCTACGACCGGCTCGAGGGTGTCGACGTCCCGGACGAGCCGGCACCGACCACGCGTCGCGGCTCGGGCCGCCGGGCGGCGGCGGCGCCGGCCCCTGCCGAGCCGGCGCCCGGCGCGGGGCAGCCGGTCGTCGTCGACCCGGCCACGGCCACGGATCAGGAGGCGCCGGACGCCGCGGCCGCGCGCCAGGACGCCGACGGCGCGGAGCCCGCCGAGGAGCAGCCCGAGCTCGCGGTGCGGATCGCCCAGACGTTGAGCGACCTCGAGGCCTCGGCCGGCGGCACGGTCACGGCGTCACTGCTCAAGCGGACGCTGCTGCGCAAGGACCCGACGTTCAGCGAGGCCGACTACGGCTACCGCGCGTTCGGGGAGCTGCTGCGCCATCTCGCCGACGACGGCGTCGTCGAGCTGTCCGCCGGCCCGGCCGCCGGCGACCCGCAGATCGCGCTGCCCGAGCAGGGCGACCGCGCCGAGGCGTTCGCCCTGGTGCGGTCGGTGGTCGCCGAGGCGGGCGGCCGGGCGGCCCTGTCCGGCCTCAAGAACAAGCTGCGCAAGGCGCGCCCCGCGTTCAGCGAGAAGTCGCTCGGCTTCCGCGGGTTCCTGCAGTTCTGCAAGGCGGCACAGGAGGCCGGCGTCGTCGCCCTCGCATGGGACGACGACGCCGACGACTACCTCGTCACCGTGTGAGCCTCGCGCTCCCGCGGCGACGTGGCTGAGCCCGCCACGACCGCCTCGGGGCGCAGGTCCAGGCGGCGCAGCGTCTGGGCGTTGAGCGCCACGATCACCGTCGAGGCCGACATGAGCAGCGCCCCGGCCGCCATCGGCATCACGAACCCCCACGGTGCGAGCACGCCCGCCGCGAGGGGGACGGCGACGATGTTGTAGCCCGCCGCCCACCACAGGTTCTGCTTCATCTTGCGGTAGGACGCCCGGGACAGGTCGACGACGGAGAGCACGCTCCGCGGGTCGTCGCTGGCCAGCACGACGCCGGCGCTCGCGATCGCGACGTCGGTCCCGGCGCCGATCGCGAGCCCCACGTCGGCCTGGGCGAGCGCCGGGGCGTCGTTGACGCCGTCGCCGACCATCGCGACGGTGCGGCCCCCGGCCTGCAGTCGCCCGACCTCCGCGCCCTTGTCCTGCGGCTTGACGCCGGCCAGGACCCGGTCGATGCCGAGCTCCGCCGCG includes these proteins:
- a CDS encoding NYN domain-containing protein; the protein is MDADERLAVFLDYENLALGAREHLGGMAFDFGPIADALAVRGRVVVRRAYADWSYFDDDRRALTRHQVELIEMPQRMGASRKNAADIKMVVDAIEMAFEREYISTFVMCTGDSDFSPLVHKLRELNKRVIGVGVENSTSRLLPPACDEFLFYDRLEGVDVPDEPAPTTRRGSGRRAAAAPAPAEPAPGAGQPVVVDPATATDQEAPDAAAARQDADGAEPAEEQPELAVRIAQTLSDLEASAGGTVTASLLKRTLLRKDPTFSEADYGYRAFGELLRHLADDGVVELSAGPAAGDPQIALPEQGDRAEAFALVRSVVAEAGGRAALSGLKNKLRKARPAFSEKSLGFRGFLQFCKAAQEAGVVALAWDDDADDYLVTV